CCGCGTCGTGACGACCGCACCTTCGGCGGACGCCCGCAGCGCGGTGGCCGCGACGAGCGCGGCGGGCAGCAGTTCGACCGTCCCCGTTACGCCGACCGTGCGGCATCCGGCCGTGGCGACCGTCGCGAGGCCCGCCCGAGCCGTGACAACTGGAACGGCACTCCTGCGTTCGCGCCGACCGGCGACGTCGTGCACGAGCGGCTCGAGGCCCAGGCCGTGCAGGCCGTCGAGGTCGAGAATGTGACCTTCGCCGACCTCGGTCTCGGCTCCAACATCACCGAGACGCTGAAGAACATGGGCGCCGAGACGCCGTTCCCGATCCAGGCGGCCAGCATCCCTGCGGTGCTCGAGGGGCGCGACGTGCTGGCGCGTGGACGTACCGGCTCGGGAAAGACCATCGCGTTCGGCGCTCCGCTCGTCGAGAGCGTGCTGAAGTCCCAGGCGGGCAAGCGTCGCGAGTTCGGGCGGTCGCCGCGGGCGATCATCCTGGCGCCGACGCGTGAGCTCGCGCTGCAGATCGACCGCACGATCCAGCCGATCGCCCGCAGCGTCGGACTGTTCACCACGCAGATCTACGGCGGCGTCCCGCAGGGGCGCCAGGTCGGTGCGCTGAAGAAGGGCGTCGACATCGTCATCGGCACGCCCGGCCGCATCGAGGATCTCGTGAACCAGGGCAAGCTCGACCTCTCCGACACCCGCATCGCGGTGCTCGACGAGGCCGACCACATGTGCGAGCTCGGGTTCGTCGAGCCGGTGCAGCGCATCCTCCGCCGCACGGCCGACGGGAGCCAGAAGCTGCTGTTCTCGGCGACGCTCGACCGTGAGGTGGCTGCGCTCGTCGACGAGTTCCTCGTGGACCCCGCGGTGTACGAGGTCGCCGGCGAGACGCAGGAGACGAGCACGATCGAGCACCGGGTGCTCGTGATCGAGCACCGTGACAAGGCCGAGATCCTCACGTCGCTGGTGGATCGCGAGGGCAAGACGCTCGTGTTCGCGCGCACCCGTGCGTATGCCGAGATGCTCGCCGAGCAGTTCGACGACGCCGGCATCCCCGCTGTGTCGCTGCACGGCGACCTCAACCAGGCCAAGCGCACGCGCAACCTGCAGCGCCTGACCTCGGGTCGCGTCGACGTGCTGGTCGCGACGGATGTCGCAGCCCGCGGCATCCATGTCGATGACATCGATCTGGTGGTGCAGGCGGATGCTCCGGACGAGTACAAGACGTACCTGCACCGTGCCGGGCGCACC
This Microbacterium sp. XT11 DNA region includes the following protein-coding sequences:
- a CDS encoding DEAD/DEAH box helicase, translating into MPKNKKPRGGRPAANFEPRYGAKKTSFHDRHHGAGARPSRDGGRDERGGRTDAADRRTASAGYDRRPGSRSPGHRGYRPEPESGAPKRRWTEPESGAPKRRWTEQERAGRGEARNIRNRAESGRREAPHRRDDQGRADERPRYGERPAAGRRFDDRGGRGERGFGERPASDRPRFARDDRPRRDDRTFGGRPQRGGRDERGGQQFDRPRYADRAASGRGDRREARPSRDNWNGTPAFAPTGDVVHERLEAQAVQAVEVENVTFADLGLGSNITETLKNMGAETPFPIQAASIPAVLEGRDVLARGRTGSGKTIAFGAPLVESVLKSQAGKRREFGRSPRAIILAPTRELALQIDRTIQPIARSVGLFTTQIYGGVPQGRQVGALKKGVDIVIGTPGRIEDLVNQGKLDLSDTRIAVLDEADHMCELGFVEPVQRILRRTADGSQKLLFSATLDREVAALVDEFLVDPAVYEVAGETQETSTIEHRVLVIEHRDKAEILTSLVDREGKTLVFARTRAYAEMLAEQFDDAGIPAVSLHGDLNQAKRTRNLQRLTSGRVDVLVATDVAARGIHVDDIDLVVQADAPDEYKTYLHRAGRTGRAGRAGRVVTLITRQRQRRMGELLDRAEIDAPFEVARPGDDVIEEIAGRMPSAADLTS